From one Solanum lycopersicum chromosome 12, SLM_r2.1 genomic stretch:
- the LOC138340501 gene encoding secreted RxLR effector protein 161-like, with translation MIGSLLYLIESRPDIMFSVGLCARFQSCPKESHLKVVKRILRYLKGSVNLVLWYPSGDSFYLIGFADADYVGYLVDRKSTSGMANFLGPCLVSWTTRKQNSVALSTTEAEYIAVASCCAQLLWIKQQLEDFGIKTGYIPIMCDNNSAIYMAKNPVQYKRTKHIDIQHHFLRDNVEKGFIIMTFFATEDQIADIFTKALGREPFLKNRLSLGFVFQN, from the coding sequence ATGATTGGATCACTCTTGTACCTAATTGAAAGCAGACCCGACATTATGTTTAGTGTTGGACTTTGTGCACGATTTCAGTCATGTCCTAAAGAATCTCATCTAAAAGTAGTAAAGAGAATACTTAGGTATCTCAAAGGTTCTGTGAACCTGGTGCTATGGTACCCATCAGGAGACTCATTTTATTTAATAGGATTTGCTGATGCTGACTATGTCGGATACTTAGTTGACCGAAAAAGTACATCTGGAATGGCTAACTTTCTAGGACCATGTCTTGTCTCATGGACCACTAGAAAACAAAATTCAGTTGCCCTTTCTACAACAGAGGCAGAATATATAGCAGTTGCATCTTGTTGTGCACAATTATTATGGATAAAGCAACAGTTAGAAGACTTTGGGATCAAGACAGGCTACATTCCTATTATGTGTGATAACAATAGTGCTATTTATATGGCAAAGAACCCAGTCCAATACAAACGCACTAAACATATTGACATTCAACATCACTTTCTGAGAGACAATGTTGAAAAAGGATTTATCATAATGACATTTTTCGCTACTGAGGATCAAATTGCTGACATTTTTACTAAGGCTCTTGGGCGAGAACCATTCCTTAAAAATCGTCTATCTCTGGGATTTGTGTTTCAAAACTAA
- the LOC138340502 gene encoding uncharacterized protein, whose amino-acid sequence MAAPPTPQEGASQTRPPLFNGKYYGWWKNRLMDHLIGENPDLLSVVLDGPTIPMKKGPDGETMVPKERKEWDAADKLAIQNNAKSKKILICGIGPDEYNRISSCQDAKSIWETLQTAHEGTNHVEKSKIDNLNNRQ is encoded by the coding sequence ATGGCAGCACCACCTACCCCCCAAGAAGGAGCTTCTCAAACTCGGCCCCCATTGTTCAATGGAAAATACTATGGATGGTGGAAGAATCGCTTGATGGATCATCTGATAGGAGAAAATCCTGATCTCTTGAGTGTAGTCTTAGATGGTCCTACTATTCCTATGAAAAAGGGGCCTGATGGAGAAACAATGGTACCAAAAGAGAGAAAGGAGTGGGATGCCGCAGATAAACTGGCAAttcaaaataatgcaaaatcTAAGAAAATTCTAATTTGTGGCATAGGACCAGACGAATACAACAGGATCTCTTCTTGTCAAGATGCCAAGTCAATCTGGGAAACCTTGCAGACTGCACATGAAGGAACAAATCATGTTGAGAAATCAAAGATTGACAATTTGAATAATAGACAATAG